From the bacterium genome, one window contains:
- a CDS encoding RNA-binding protein: MNIYVGNLSYETGEDDLRNMFEAHGKVDRASVVMDRMTGRSKGFGFVEMPNEAEARAAISALNEMETNGRRMTVNEARPKEDRPARRSRY; this comes from the coding sequence GTGAACATCTATGTAGGCAACCTGTCCTACGAAACCGGTGAAGACGATCTGAGAAACATGTTTGAGGCGCATGGCAAGGTAGACCGCGCCAGCGTGGTTATGGATCGTATGACCGGCCGCAGCAAAGGCTTCGGCTTTGTGGAAATGCCCAATGAAGCCGAAGCGCGAGCAGCCATCAGCGCTCTGAACGAGATGGAGACGAACGGTCGCAGGATGACGGTCAACGAAGCGAGGCCCAAAGAAGACCGCCCGGCTCGTCGTTCGCGCTACTAA
- a CDS encoding lmo0937 family membrane protein, with protein sequence MLWAVAVILIVLWLLGFVVYPVGNLIHLLLVIALVVIIVRLLQGRKVF encoded by the coding sequence ATGCTTTGGGCCGTCGCCGTCATTCTTATTGTCCTGTGGCTGCTCGGATTTGTCGTTTACCCTGTAGGCAATCTCATTCACCTCCTGCTGGTGATTGCCCTCGTCGTGATCATCGTTCGCCTCCTTCAAGGGCGGAAAGTGTTCTAA